DNA from Terriglobus tenax:
CGGCCGCGAGCGCGATGGTGCGATGGAAGCGGACGTCGTGGATGAGATACTCCTGCGGCTGCTCGAGGGAGGCGTACATCTCGGCGACCTCTTCGGCGAGGGCGGCGATGTGCTCGTCAGTGGCGCGCTCGGCGGCGAGCGCGGCGAGGTCGGCTTCGAGGACGAGGCGGGCTTCAAACATCTGCCAGGGGAGGAAGCCGTGGAGGGCTCCGAGGACGTTGAGGGAGTTGCGGTCGAGGGCGGGTGGGCCGTCGGAGACGAAGGTGCCTGCGCCGTGGCGGGATTTGAGCACTCCCATGGCGGAGAGGAAGCCGATGCCGGCGCGGAGCGAGGAGCGGGAGATGTCGAGCTTGCGGGCCAGTTCCCGCTCCGGTGGGAGGCGGTCGCCGGGGCGGAGTTCACCGCGGGCGATGAGGGAACGGACATGCTCGACCACCTGCATGGTGAGCTGCGAATGCGGTTTAGCCGGGGTGCGGGGGGGCGTGGTCTTGGTAGGCATAATGGCAGCTCAGATGTTGGCGGTCGATGGAAGCATACCACTTTGGTTTAGTGGAAGGCGAAAGTGGTTGAACCTTTTGGGTGGGGGACAAGGGGGAAGGGGTGAGGGTGAAGCAGATTCCTCCGCTGCGCTGCGGAATGACAAACAAGAGAGGCGGTCGCGCGTTGCGCGAGGACCACCCATCCGCTTCGCGTATGGATGGGGCACCCGGCGGATTCCTTCGCTTCGCTACGGAATGACAAACAAGAAAGACGGAGGAGTGGCATAAGAAACGGGGAGAGGATTGAGTCCTCTCCCCGTTGGGGTGTGGTTTGTTGGTGTGGGACTAGATGGCTTCTTTGGGGCGGCCCATCCGGGGTACCAGGAGGTGCATGATGAGCAGGGCCACGAGGTAGGCGGAGCCGGCGACGGTGAAGACGACCAGAGGGTGGAGCGAGAGGTTGGCCTTGACCATGGAGGTGAAGAGCGCTCCGCCGACGGCTCCCATGGCGCCGCCGAAGCCGACGACGGTGGAGACGGCGGTGGTGGGGAACATGTCACCGGCGGTGGAGAAGATGTTGGCAGACCATCCCTGGTGGGCTGCGGCGGCCAGGGCGAAGAGCGCGGTGGCGGGCCAGGGGTTGGAGCCGAAGAGGGTTCCGACATGTGGAACGAAGACGACCGGGACGACGCAGAGGGCCATGGCGAGCATGGCGAACTTGCGTCCGGCGTTGACGCTCATGCCGCGCTTCATCAGGATGCCGGAGAGCGCTCCACCGAAGACGGAGCCTACCGAGGAGAACAGGTAGACGGTGACCAGGAACCAATACTGCGCACTGAGATCGAGACCGTAGTTCCGGTTGAGGAACTGGGGCAGGTAGAAGAGGTAAAACCACCAGACGCCGTCGGTGAGTCCCTTGCCGAGGGCGAAGGCCCATGCGCGGCGGGTGGCGATGATGGAGAAGAAGCTCTGCTTCTCGACGGGGAGAGCGACGTACTGCTGGGTAAGGGTGTCCTGCGAGGGACGCAGCTTGTTGTAAGGGAAGAGCAGCCAGAGGACGAGCCAGCCCATGCCCATGGAGCCGGTGGCGACGAAGGCGTAGCGCCAGCCCCAGTGTGCCGTTACGCTGGCGACCAGAAGCGGAGCGACGAGCGAAGAGAAGTTGGATCCGGAGTTGAAGATGCCGGTGGCCAGGGCGCGCTCTTCTGAGGGGAACCATTCGGAGGTGGCCTTGATGGCTGCGGGGAAGTTACCGGCTTCGCCGAGGCCAAGGCAGACGCGGGCAATGTAGAAGCCGACGACGGAGGTGACCAGGGAGTGACTCATGGAGGCCAGACCCCAGATGGCGATGGCGATGGCGTATCCGGCCTTGGTTCCGAGACGGTCGACGACGCGGCCGGCGGTGAGCAGGCCGATGCCGTAGGCGATCTGGAAGAAGATGACGACGTTGCCGAAGTTGTTATCGAAGATGGGTTGGTGGAACTTGTCCGCGGCGGGATTCCAGCCCATGAAGGCTACGCCGTGGAGGACCGGCTCGATCAGCGAGAAGACGGAACGGTCCATGTAGTTGACCGTGGTCGCGAGAAAGAGCAGGAAGCAGACAAACCAGCGCAGGTTCGAGGTATTTGCAGGGCGGGATACGGCGGCCATTCTATGGTCTCCAGGGTGTTTTTGGTCAGACCAATATGGCCCTCCGGACAGAGGATAGTTGACGGGGATAAGGAGTGGCAAGGAATTCGTGGGTAAGATGGGAGCTATCTTTCGGTAATCGTTCAGAGTTGCAACGAAATGGAGGCAGGCGTGGCGGGGAACAGGCGTGATTTCCTGAAACTGGCGGCCAGTGGTGTGGTGTTGCCGTCGGCGGTAACGGGGGGTGTGGAAGCGCAGGGCAGCGCGGCGGGTGCGGCGCACGAGGCGGAGTTTACGCAGTGGTATGACGTGGACCGCAGCCTGACGAACCTGGAGAACGCCTATTGGAACGTGATGGCTCGCCCGGTGATGGAGGAGTACTGGCGGCAGACGCAGTTTGTGAACCGGGTGAATGTTCCGTTTGTGCGCAGCGTGACAACAGACCGCACGCTGAACGGTGACCTGGAGATGGTGCGGAGCCACGTGGCTGCGCTGGTGGGCGTGCAGAAGGATGAGATTGCGCTGACACGGTGCGGGACGGAGAGCCTGCAGGACCTGATCAGCGGGTATACGCCGTTGAAGCCGGGCGACGAGGTGGTGTTCTGCGACATTGACTACGACGCGATGGTGAACACCATGCTGTTTCTGGAGGACCGGCGTGGAGTGAAGGTATCGACCTTTGAGATGCCAGAACCGGTGACGACGGCGGCGATCCTGGAGGCGTATGAGACGAAGCTGAAGAACACACCCAAAGCCAAGCTGATGCTGGTGACGCACCTATGCCATAAGACGGGGCTGGTGAATCCGGTGAAGGAGATTATCGCGATTGCGCGGAAGCATGGTGTGACAGTGATTCTGGATACGGCGCAGGCGGTAGGACAGATGCCGGTGGACCTGAAAGATATCGACGCGGACTTTGCGGGGTTCAGCCTGCATAAGTGGATTGGCGCTCCGCTGGGCGTGGGCGCGATTTATGTGAAGAAGGAGCGGCTGGGCGACCTGGAGCTGTGCCTGGGCAATCGCGAGGACGCGGCGGACGATGTGCGGTCGCGGGTGTATCCGGGGACATATAACTTTGCGGCGACGCTGACGATTCCGGCGGCGCTTGCTTTCCATAACAAGCTGACGGTGGAGAAGAAGCAAGCGCGGCTGACGGGCTTGCGCGACCGCTGGGTGCATGCGGTGAAGGATGTAGAGGGCGTGCAGATTCTGACGCCGGAAGAGAAAGGGCGCTATGGCGCGACGACCTCGTTCCGCGTGAAGGGCATGAAGAGCTTTGAGCAGGCGAAGCAGATGCAGGATGTGCTGCGGAAGAAATATGGGATTGTGACGGTGGCGCGGAAGGGGATTGCGAAGGGTGCGGCGGTTCGGGTGACTCCGGCGCTATATAACACTGAGACTGAGGTGGATAAGCTGGTGGTGGCGTTGAAGGCGGAGCGGGGAATGTTTGGGTGAAGTTGGATAGTGTGATGGTTGGATAGTGTGATGGTGAAAAACAGATTCCTCCGCTGCGCTGCGGAATGACAAGCAAGAAAACGGTCTCGCTTTCGCGAGATACCCCACCCTTCGCTTCGCGAAGAATGGGGCAACGGAAGTACAGGTGGGAGAAGGAATGAGTGAGACGGTGGTGACGAAGGCGGTGTTCGGCAGGTTGCCGGATGGTGGTGAGGTCGAGATCTTCACGATGAAGAACGATGTGGCCGAGGCCCGGGTAATGAGCTGGGGAGCGCGGCTGGTGAGTCTGAAGACCAAGGATCGTGAGGGCGTGCTGGCCGATATTTCACTGGGGTACGACAAGCTGGAGGAGTGGCTGGTGGACCGTCCTCACTTCGGTTCGACGATTGGACGGTTTGGCAATCGCATTGCCCTGGGCAAGTTCACGCTGGATGGGGTGGAGTATCAGTTGCCGATCAACAACGGACCGAACTCGCTGCACGGCGGACCACTGGGTTTTGACAAGCTGCCGTGGACGGCAAAGCAGGTACCGGATGGTGTGGAGCTGACGCTGGTGTCTCCGGATGGCGATGCGGGATATCCGGGCACGCTGACGGTGAAGACGACCTACACGCTGGTGGGCAGCGAGCTGCGGCTGAAGTACCACGCGGTGACGGACAAGGCGACGATTCTGAACCTGACCAACCACAGCTACTTCAACCTGCGGGGTGATGATCGCGGGGATGTGGCCGATACCGTGGTGACGATTTACGCGGACAAGTATCTGCCGACGGATGAGGGGCAGATCCCGACGGGAGAGGTGGCATCGGTGGAGGGAACGCCGATGGACCTGCGGTCGCCGCAGGTGGTGAGCAAGCTGTGGGATGACACGAGCTTTGAGCCGCTGCGCATTGGCGAGGGCTTTGACCACATGTGGATTGTGAATGGCGAGCCGGGAACGATGCGTCCGATGGCGGAGGCGTATTTGCCGGAGACGGGGCGTGTGCTGACGGTGAAGTCAACGGAGCCGGGGATGCAGTTCTACACGGGCAATCACCTGACGGGTGCGTTTACGGGGCGGCATGGGCAGGTGTATGCGGTGCGGACGGGCTTCTGCTTTGAGACGCAGGGGTATCCGGATGCTCCGAACCATGCGAATTTTCCTTCGACGGTATTGAGGCCGGGGGAGGTGTTTGCGTCGGAGACGGTGTATGGGTTTGGAGTGAGGTAGTTGTGAGTTGAGAGGTGTGAGTTGTGAGAGGCCGGGGCGGATGCTTCGGCCTTTTGCTTTTGGGGAAAGAAAAGGCAGTCGCGCGATTTCCCACCCATCCGCTGCGCGTATGGATGGGGCACCCAGAGTGGGTGCTGGGGTTAGACCGGAAGAGATTGTTTTGTGGTGGGGAGGGATTTCCAGGGGTTGGGTTTGAGGTGGGATTGCCAGTTGGGGAAGGTGGCGACGGTGAAGAGGGGGCGCTCAGGGAGTTTGAGGGCGGACCAGGGGAGGGGGAGGGAGACGGGTGCTCCGGCGCGGGCGCGGGGACTGAAGGGGGCTACGGCGGTGGCTCCGCGTTCGTTGCGCAGGTAGTCGAGGTAGATTTTTCCGGTGCGGGCGGCCTTGGACATCTTGGTGAGGTAGAGGCGCGGGTTATCGCTCTCCATCTGCTGGACGAAGGTGTGGGCCCAATCTTTGGCGGAGGTCCAGTCAACCGAGGGTGTGATGGGGATGACGACGTGGAGGCCTTTGCCGCCGGTGGTCTTGAGGAAGCTGGTGAGCCTGAGTTTTTTGAGGCGGGTGCGGATGTCTTCAGCGGCTTCACAGAGGGTGGACCAGGAGATGGCGGCGTCGGGGTCGAGGTCGAAGATGAGGCGGTCGGGATGTTCGAGGTCGTCGTTTTGCGAGCCCCAGGGATGAACTTCCAGGACACCAATCTGGGCAAGGCCGGCGAGCGCTTCCGGGGTGGAGAGGGTGATGTACTGATCGATCTTGCCGGTCTTTTTATCGGGGACGGGGGTACCGGTGATGCCGGGTGGAAGCATGTGGTTGATGTGTTTCTGGAAGAAGCACTCTTTGCCGGAGCCCTCTGGACAGCGGACAAGAGAGAGTGGGCGGTTGGCGATGTGGGGCAGCATGTGAGGGGCAATGGCGAAGTAGTAGTCGGCGAGTTGCTGCTTGGTGAGGGAGGTGGTGGGGTCGAGGATTTTGTCGGGGTGGGTGAGGCGGACTGGGGCGGGTTGGATGGTTTGGGACGCACTGGTGCGCGCCTTCCCACCCATCTGCTTTGCAGATGGATGGGGCACCCGGGTGGTGGCTGATTTTGGGGTGTGTTTGAAGGTCGGGGGAGTGGAGGCTTGCTCGCGGTGGACTTCGGTGGCTGGTTTGTCTTCGCGGAGGCCCTGGAAGGCGGCTTGGCGGACGAGGTTGTCCGCGGTCCAGGTAGTGAAGGTGACCTGGGCGACGAGATTCGGCTTGACCCAGAGGGCGCCTTTTTGCGCGTCGCGGGGGACTGAGGCGAAGGCGGGTTTGGGCTGGCGGAGTGTGTCGAGCTGGTCACGCAGGTGTTTGTGGGTGGTTGCGCTGAAGCCGGTACCGGTGCGTCCGGCGTAGTGAAGCTTGCCGGTGGTGTCGTAGTAGCCGAGCAGGAGGGCTCCGACGCCGTGGATGCCGTTGGAGGGCAGGGTGAAGCCGGCGATGACGAACTCCTGCTGGCGGAGGCATTTGAACTTGAGCCAGTCGGAGGAGCGGGTAGGGCGGTAGGGAGCGTCAGCGCGTTTGGAGATGATGCCTTCGGCGTGGAGGTTGCAGGCGTTGGTGAGGATTTCGCGGCCGTCGCCGGTGAGGTGCTGGGCGTAGAGGATGTTGGATTCCCACCCATCCGCTTTGCGGATGGATGGGGCACCCGGGTTTGGGGCTGTCAGGAGAGTTTCGAGGAGATGCTTGCGTTCGATCAGCGGCAAGTTGCGGGTGTTGTGGCCGTCGAGGTGGAGGAGGTCGAAGGCGAAATAGGTAAGGGGGTGCTTTGCGGTATGTTCGAAGGCGGCCTGCAGGTCGGCGAAGCTGGTGGTGCCGTCGGGCCGGATGACGCAGAGTTCGCCGTCGAGGATGGCGGAGGTGATGGGGATTTTCTGGAAGGCCGTGGCAATGGGCTGCATGCGGTGGGTCCAGTCGAGACCGGTGCGGGTGAAGAGACGGACCTTGTGGTTCTGGATGTGGACCTGGATGCGGTAGCCGTCGAGCTTGAGTTCGTGGAGCCAGTCAGAGGTGGTGGGTGGGGTTGTGGCTTCGGTGGCGAGTTGAGGTTTAAGGAAGGCGGGCATTCGCTCTTTCGGGAGCGAATCGACTGGGATGGTTTTGGTCTGCGAAGGAGATGCAGGTCCCTCCGCTGCGTCGCTGCGCGCCTTCGGTCGGGATGACACACCGGTGGTTTGTGGTGATTTGGATTTCTGTTTGTACCAGGGTTGGTCGGCGGTGCTGGTTTCTTTGCTGTTCCAGACGTGGTCTTCTTCCGCGGCTATTTGTTCGAGAGTGCGGCCGGTGAGGGCGGAGTCAGGAGCTTCGTCGAGGATGGTGGGATCGCCGGGAGTGCGCTCGTACTCGTCGTGCTCTTTGATGAGAAGCCAGTTGGGCTTGGCTCCGGGCTTGTTGTCGCTGCCGAAGCGACCGCCTTTCATGCGGATGAGCGCCCATTTTCCTTGCAGT
Protein-coding regions in this window:
- a CDS encoding FadR/GntR family transcriptional regulator, coding for MPTKTTPPRTPAKPHSQLTMQVVEHVRSLIARGELRPGDRLPPERELARKLDISRSSLRAGIGFLSAMGVLKSRHGAGTFVSDGPPALDRNSLNVLGALHGFLPWQMFEARLVLEADLAALAAERATDEHIAALAEEVAEMYASLEQPQEYLIHDVRFHRTIALAAANPILATLMETITAALYDVRSKTVAQSTDRKESAEMHRAIYRAIRARNPEAARDAMREHLYRARASQDLEVPPTNAAGEFAAVKTPRIAPAN
- a CDS encoding MFS transporter, whose amino-acid sequence is MAAVSRPANTSNLRWFVCFLLFLATTVNYMDRSVFSLIEPVLHGVAFMGWNPAADKFHQPIFDNNFGNVVIFFQIAYGIGLLTAGRVVDRLGTKAGYAIAIAIWGLASMSHSLVTSVVGFYIARVCLGLGEAGNFPAAIKATSEWFPSEERALATGIFNSGSNFSSLVAPLLVASVTAHWGWRYAFVATGSMGMGWLVLWLLFPYNKLRPSQDTLTQQYVALPVEKQSFFSIIATRRAWAFALGKGLTDGVWWFYLFYLPQFLNRNYGLDLSAQYWFLVTVYLFSSVGSVFGGALSGILMKRGMSVNAGRKFAMLAMALCVVPVVFVPHVGTLFGSNPWPATALFALAAAAHQGWSANIFSTAGDMFPTTAVSTVVGFGGAMGAVGGALFTSMVKANLSLHPLVVFTVAGSAYLVALLIMHLLVPRMGRPKEAI
- a CDS encoding aminotransferase class V-fold PLP-dependent enzyme, which gives rise to MAGNRRDFLKLAASGVVLPSAVTGGVEAQGSAAGAAHEAEFTQWYDVDRSLTNLENAYWNVMARPVMEEYWRQTQFVNRVNVPFVRSVTTDRTLNGDLEMVRSHVAALVGVQKDEIALTRCGTESLQDLISGYTPLKPGDEVVFCDIDYDAMVNTMLFLEDRRGVKVSTFEMPEPVTTAAILEAYETKLKNTPKAKLMLVTHLCHKTGLVNPVKEIIAIARKHGVTVILDTAQAVGQMPVDLKDIDADFAGFSLHKWIGAPLGVGAIYVKKERLGDLELCLGNREDAADDVRSRVYPGTYNFAATLTIPAALAFHNKLTVEKKQARLTGLRDRWVHAVKDVEGVQILTPEEKGRYGATTSFRVKGMKSFEQAKQMQDVLRKKYGIVTVARKGIAKGAAVRVTPALYNTETEVDKLVVALKAERGMFG
- a CDS encoding aldose epimerase family protein; translation: MSETVVTKAVFGRLPDGGEVEIFTMKNDVAEARVMSWGARLVSLKTKDREGVLADISLGYDKLEEWLVDRPHFGSTIGRFGNRIALGKFTLDGVEYQLPINNGPNSLHGGPLGFDKLPWTAKQVPDGVELTLVSPDGDAGYPGTLTVKTTYTLVGSELRLKYHAVTDKATILNLTNHSYFNLRGDDRGDVADTVVTIYADKYLPTDEGQIPTGEVASVEGTPMDLRSPQVVSKLWDDTSFEPLRIGEGFDHMWIVNGEPGTMRPMAEAYLPETGRVLTVKSTEPGMQFYTGNHLTGAFTGRHGQVYAVRTGFCFETQGYPDAPNHANFPSTVLRPGEVFASETVYGFGVR
- the ligD gene encoding DNA ligase D; translated protein: MATKKKSATSLVDQQLQKYRAMRDFHITAEPAGSSTPANQKSRSMQWPFVIQKHAATRLHYDFRLGFNGVLKSWAVAKGPSYVVADKRLAVEVEDHPMEYGGFEGIIPKGQYGGGTVMVWDTGTWEIQPGHDVDQGLKDGSLKFILHGEKLQGKWALIRMKGGRFGSDNKPGAKPNWLLIKEHDEYERTPGDPTILDEAPDSALTGRTLEQIAAEEDHVWNSKETSTADQPWYKQKSKSPQTTGVSSRPKARSDAAEGPASPSQTKTIPVDSLPKERMPAFLKPQLATEATTPPTTSDWLHELKLDGYRIQVHIQNHKVRLFTRTGLDWTHRMQPIATAFQKIPITSAILDGELCVIRPDGTTSFADLQAAFEHTAKHPLTYFAFDLLHLDGHNTRNLPLIERKHLLETLLTAPNPGAPSIRKADGWESNILYAQHLTGDGREILTNACNLHAEGIISKRADAPYRPTRSSDWLKFKCLRQQEFVIAGFTLPSNGIHGVGALLLGYYDTTGKLHYAGRTGTGFSATTHKHLRDQLDTLRQPKPAFASVPRDAQKGALWVKPNLVAQVTFTTWTADNLVRQAAFQGLREDKPATEVHREQASTPPTFKHTPKSATTRVPHPSAKQMGGKARTSASQTIQPAPVRLTHPDKILDPTTSLTKQQLADYYFAIAPHMLPHIANRPLSLVRCPEGSGKECFFQKHINHMLPPGITGTPVPDKKTGKIDQYITLSTPEALAGLAQIGVLEVHPWGSQNDDLEHPDRLIFDLDPDAAISWSTLCEAAEDIRTRLKKLRLTSFLKTTGGKGLHVVIPITPSVDWTSAKDWAHTFVQQMESDNPRLYLTKMSKAARTGKIYLDYLRNERGATAVAPFSPRARAGAPVSLPLPWSALKLPERPLFTVATFPNWQSHLKPNPWKSLPTTKQSLPV